The Methanomassiliicoccus luminyensis B10 genome includes a window with the following:
- the cimA gene encoding citramalate synthase, translating into MAIFDTTLRDGTQTEGVSFSTEDKLEIALRLDHFGVDYIEGGWPGSNPKDAAFFEAASKLPLQNAKLVAFGSTRRAGIRAEEDPNLIALARSGAPAVAIFGKSWDRHVRNALKIPLPENLDLIADSVSFLKSRGLEVVYDAEHFFDGYKSDREYALSTLEAAAGGGADWLCLCDTNGGTLPSEVKDIMEVVRKRFSTPLGIHAHNDSELAVANSLTAVAGGATMVQGTVNGLGERCGNANLCSIIPNLVLKMGRELNVKDLRHLTALSEFVSETANIIADPKLPYVGKSAFAHKAGVHVSAIMKDERTYEHIEPTLVGNERRVLVSELAGTASILAKVKEFGIDTEKGSGKEIVNKLKELESEGYQFEGADASFELLVRRLRNGIKPPFRLEGFRIFVDVTENNMSSEASIKVVDNNGIMEHTAANGNGPVNALDRAVRKALERFYPELREVRLADYKVRVIDSKDATGAKVRVLIRSTDGHESWTTVGVSTNVIEASLIALLDSMEYKLLKARDGPA; encoded by the coding sequence GACCATTTCGGGGTCGACTACATCGAGGGCGGCTGGCCCGGCTCCAACCCCAAGGACGCGGCGTTCTTCGAGGCCGCCTCCAAGCTGCCCCTGCAGAACGCTAAGCTTGTGGCGTTCGGCAGCACCCGGCGTGCCGGCATCAGGGCCGAGGAGGACCCGAACCTCATCGCGCTGGCGAGATCGGGCGCTCCCGCTGTGGCCATCTTCGGCAAGAGCTGGGACCGCCACGTGCGGAACGCCCTGAAGATACCGCTCCCGGAGAACCTCGATCTCATCGCCGACAGCGTGTCGTTCCTGAAGAGCCGGGGCCTGGAGGTGGTGTACGATGCGGAGCACTTCTTCGATGGGTACAAGAGCGACCGGGAGTACGCATTGTCCACCCTGGAGGCGGCGGCCGGAGGCGGGGCCGATTGGCTGTGCCTCTGCGACACCAACGGGGGGACGCTGCCGAGCGAAGTGAAGGACATCATGGAGGTCGTGCGGAAGAGATTCAGCACCCCTCTGGGCATCCATGCTCACAACGACTCCGAACTCGCCGTGGCGAACTCGCTGACCGCCGTAGCGGGCGGGGCGACCATGGTCCAGGGCACCGTGAACGGCCTGGGGGAGAGATGCGGCAACGCCAACCTTTGCTCCATCATCCCCAACCTCGTCCTGAAGATGGGGCGCGAGCTCAACGTCAAGGACCTGCGGCATCTTACCGCCCTCTCCGAGTTCGTCAGCGAGACCGCCAACATCATCGCCGATCCCAAGCTGCCGTACGTGGGGAAGAGCGCCTTCGCTCACAAGGCGGGGGTCCATGTCAGCGCGATAATGAAGGACGAGAGGACCTACGAGCACATCGAACCCACCCTGGTGGGCAACGAGCGCAGGGTGCTGGTGTCCGAGCTCGCCGGGACCGCGTCCATATTGGCCAAGGTCAAGGAGTTCGGCATCGACACCGAGAAGGGCTCGGGCAAGGAGATCGTGAACAAGCTCAAGGAGCTGGAGTCGGAAGGCTACCAGTTCGAGGGCGCTGACGCCTCCTTCGAGCTGCTGGTCCGCCGCCTCCGCAACGGCATCAAGCCCCCGTTCCGGCTGGAAGGGTTTCGGATCTTCGTCGACGTCACCGAGAACAACATGTCCTCCGAGGCCAGCATCAAGGTGGTCGATAACAACGGCATCATGGAGCACACCGCGGCCAACGGAAATGGTCCGGTGAACGCCCTGGACCGCGCGGTCCGCAAGGCCCTGGAGCGCTTCTATCCCGAGCTGCGAGAGGTCCGCCTAGCCGACTACAAGGTCAGGGTCATCGACAGCAAGGACGCCACCGGCGCCAAGGTCCGCGTGCTCATCCGGTCCACCGACGGCCATGAGTCCTGGACGACCGTGGGCGTGTCCACCAACGTCATCGAGGCGTCCCTGATCGCTCTGCTGGACAGCATGGAGTACAAGTTGCTGAAGGCGCGGGACGGACCGGCCTGA
- a CDS encoding nitroreductase family protein, with protein MEVSDAIRARRAGRMFDTRPIEPEKVRALIEAMRLAPSCNNNQPWRAVFCMGEALPRVKACLNRGNVWGTPAPLIVVIASRADDDCRLSEGRDYFMFGCGLSVGEMLLRATEIGLVAHPIAGYDPVKVREAVGIPPDYIVVTLIICGYPGTDDSLLSEKQKYQQAERPPRKPVGENFFLDSWGSGFPDG; from the coding sequence ATGGAAGTGTCCGATGCCATCAGGGCCAGGCGGGCCGGCCGCATGTTCGATACCCGGCCGATCGAGCCGGAGAAGGTCAGGGCGCTCATCGAGGCGATGCGGCTGGCCCCCAGCTGCAACAACAACCAGCCCTGGAGAGCGGTGTTCTGCATGGGCGAGGCGTTGCCCAGGGTGAAAGCGTGCCTCAACCGCGGGAACGTGTGGGGCACCCCGGCGCCGCTGATCGTGGTCATCGCGTCCAGGGCCGATGACGATTGCCGGCTTAGCGAGGGGCGGGACTACTTCATGTTCGGCTGCGGCCTCTCAGTGGGGGAGATGCTGCTCCGCGCCACCGAGATCGGACTGGTCGCGCATCCCATCGCCGGGTACGATCCCGTCAAGGTCCGCGAGGCCGTGGGCATCCCTCCCGACTACATCGTGGTGACCCTGATCATCTGCGGATATCCCGGCACTGATGATTCGTTGCTCTCGGAGAAGCAGAAGTACCAGCAGGCGGAGCGGCCTCCCCGCAAGCCGGTGGGAGAGAACTTCTTCCTGGACAGCTGGGGCTCGGGGTTCCCGGACGGATGA
- a CDS encoding Rieske (2Fe-2S) protein, producing MSKVKACLTSQVPPGRMLVTDIMGRTVLIVNVEGKYYAMDGLCSHGGANLAEGVLNGPIVKCPLHGAAFDVRTGKLVQEPWTTDTQATDLRSYDVAEEEGCVIVDI from the coding sequence ATGTCCAAAGTGAAGGCGTGCTTGACCTCGCAGGTGCCCCCGGGCAGGATGTTAGTCACCGACATCATGGGACGGACCGTATTGATCGTGAACGTGGAAGGCAAGTACTACGCCATGGACGGCCTCTGCTCGCACGGGGGCGCGAACCTGGCGGAAGGCGTTCTGAACGGCCCCATCGTCAAGTGCCCCCTGCACGGCGCGGCCTTCGACGTGCGCACCGGAAAGCTGGTGCAGGAGCCCTGGACCACCGACACCCAGGCCACCGACCTTCGCTCCTATGATGTCGCCGAGGAAGAGGGCTGCGTGATCGTGGACATCTGA
- a CDS encoding NYN domain-containing protein: MTAVGIYVDGPNIERGLFDAGELVILGHIGSILDEYARGLGEVAEAWVFVDEGTQWRIPQTKADYEGRGFSFRESKVFGHLDPQTGHYIQGKSLTDPAMHCAMMDRLHDEDCPDVFLIATGDKDVTVPLEYIREHGRSAVVLGEAGSLSAYLVEKCDSLGFGCHVIQLVARTSPALRGRLPPEPALAPGGSGELHITDASGRPVSPGKYDQYRNDRANQLNPNNLAYWRSRGFSERPSDWEERAKDEDAESGNG, translated from the coding sequence ATGACCGCCGTGGGGATATACGTCGACGGCCCCAACATCGAGAGGGGGCTCTTCGATGCCGGCGAGCTGGTGATCCTCGGCCACATCGGCTCGATACTGGACGAGTACGCCCGCGGCCTCGGCGAGGTGGCGGAGGCGTGGGTGTTCGTCGACGAGGGCACCCAGTGGCGCATTCCCCAGACCAAGGCCGACTACGAGGGCAGAGGGTTCTCCTTCCGCGAGAGCAAGGTGTTCGGGCACCTGGACCCCCAGACGGGACACTATATCCAGGGCAAGAGCCTCACCGACCCCGCTATGCACTGCGCCATGATGGACCGCCTGCATGACGAGGACTGCCCGGACGTGTTCCTCATCGCCACCGGGGACAAGGACGTGACGGTGCCACTGGAGTACATCCGCGAACATGGCAGGAGCGCGGTGGTGCTGGGCGAGGCCGGGTCCCTCTCGGCGTACCTGGTGGAGAAGTGCGACTCCCTGGGGTTCGGCTGCCACGTCATCCAGCTGGTGGCGAGGACCTCCCCGGCCCTGCGGGGGCGGCTTCCCCCGGAGCCCGCCCTGGCGCCGGGGGGCAGCGGGGAGCTGCACATCACCGACGCGTCGGGGAGGCCGGTCAGCCCCGGCAAGTACGACCAGTACCGCAACGACCGGGCCAACCAGCTCAACCCCAACAACCTGGCATACTGGCGTTCCCGCGGCTTCAGCGAGAGGCCCTCGGACTGGGAGGAGAGGGCGAAGGACGAGGACGCGGAGAGCGGGAACGGCTAA
- a CDS encoding chloride channel protein, with translation MIDEKGATEEEPPSTGQEVIPDAIERMAMGELPRIWMVILIGFVAILFTIVWLNAYLFLNDAIWKNSFVMNNHWTLPAGALLFSLLVGLSEKYLDAPNAIKGSLVDSIKGGEELSYRRFPGTLVSSFCSLLSGVSVGPEGPLGFLVQEIAGWIEDKLRIVKESRLGFKVAALASAYNGIVGTPLFTAVLATEIGVGKRDRLLYLGWNLLAGVIGYFVFVLLGFHSFLGEIPFPPIRSNEVVYIVYAIILGGVGTMLTLFVVSSFRLSGKLMARFSDRVVLRTLIAGAITASIIYFFPEVSFSGENQIHQIVDNATQYGVAMLLLFTVLKVLLLGLALKGGFLGGPIFPTLFACTTLSLAIGLVFPDVPIIIIVLCIEGAAFTLLLGGPLTAILLVGAVASEGLVETYLTGLIVVAIVTSMLIGMVARRIMTRRGARTSGRPEGGGPA, from the coding sequence ATGATAGATGAGAAAGGAGCCACCGAGGAGGAACCACCGTCCACTGGCCAGGAGGTTATCCCGGATGCCATCGAGAGGATGGCCATGGGGGAGCTGCCCAGAATCTGGATGGTCATCCTAATAGGCTTCGTGGCCATCTTGTTCACGATAGTATGGCTCAACGCCTACTTGTTCCTGAACGATGCCATCTGGAAAAACAGCTTCGTGATGAACAATCATTGGACCCTGCCGGCCGGCGCCCTGCTGTTCTCGCTTTTGGTGGGACTGTCCGAGAAGTACTTGGATGCGCCGAATGCCATCAAGGGCAGCTTGGTTGACTCCATCAAGGGCGGGGAGGAACTGAGCTATCGGCGTTTCCCGGGAACCCTGGTCTCCTCCTTCTGTTCCCTGCTATCAGGTGTCAGCGTCGGGCCAGAGGGGCCCCTCGGCTTCCTGGTCCAAGAGATTGCAGGGTGGATCGAGGACAAGCTCAGAATCGTAAAGGAATCCAGGCTCGGGTTCAAGGTGGCGGCGCTGGCATCCGCATACAACGGCATCGTGGGCACCCCCCTGTTCACCGCGGTGCTGGCCACGGAGATAGGCGTAGGCAAGAGAGATCGTCTTCTGTACCTTGGTTGGAATCTGCTGGCCGGGGTTATCGGCTACTTCGTTTTCGTCCTCCTGGGGTTCCATTCCTTCCTTGGGGAGATCCCTTTCCCGCCCATCCGGTCGAACGAGGTCGTGTACATCGTGTATGCGATTATCCTCGGCGGGGTGGGGACCATGCTGACGTTGTTCGTAGTATCGTCGTTCCGGCTTTCCGGGAAGCTGATGGCCCGGTTCAGCGACAGGGTGGTCCTGCGCACCCTGATCGCGGGAGCGATAACCGCATCCATCATATACTTCTTCCCAGAGGTGAGCTTCTCGGGCGAGAACCAGATACATCAAATCGTGGACAATGCCACCCAGTACGGCGTGGCAATGCTCCTGCTGTTCACGGTCCTGAAGGTGCTGTTGCTCGGGCTGGCGCTGAAAGGGGGGTTCCTGGGCGGTCCGATATTCCCGACGCTGTTCGCCTGCACGACCCTTAGCCTGGCGATAGGGCTGGTATTCCCCGACGTGCCCATCATCATAATCGTCCTGTGCATAGAGGGGGCCGCCTTCACCCTGCTTCTGGGAGGGCCGCTTACCGCGATCCTGCTGGTGGGGGCGGTGGCATCGGAGGGATTGGTCGAAACATACCTGACCGGGCTGATCGTGGTCGCCATCGTCACATCCATGCTTATTGGCATGGTGGCCAGGAGAATCATGACAAGGCGTGGGGCGAGGACGAGCGGACGTCCTGAGGGAGGAGGACCCGCATAA
- a CDS encoding SRPBCC family protein: MIIIREFDAPRDLVFKAFTDADLYAQWIGPRGLSTKIEAFEARDGGRWRYFQKDKDGHEFGFHGMFHEVSPPERVIQTFEYEQLPERGHVSLDSAIFEELPGGRTRVTDRSVFLTAEDRDGMLGSGMEEGMNESYQRLDELLERLKVKA; this comes from the coding sequence ATGATCATCATCAGGGAATTCGACGCACCGAGGGACCTGGTGTTCAAGGCATTCACCGACGCCGACCTCTACGCCCAGTGGATAGGCCCGCGGGGACTGTCCACCAAGATAGAGGCGTTCGAAGCGCGGGACGGGGGAAGGTGGAGGTATTTCCAAAAGGACAAAGATGGCCACGAGTTCGGGTTCCACGGGATGTTTCACGAGGTCTCCCCACCCGAAAGGGTAATCCAGACCTTTGAGTATGAGCAGCTGCCGGAAAGGGGGCACGTCTCCCTCGACTCGGCCATTTTCGAAGAGCTGCCGGGCGGGAGGACCAGAGTGACGGACCGGTCGGTCTTCCTCACCGCGGAGGACCGCGACGGCATGCTCGGTTCCGGCATGGAAGAGGGGATGAACGAATCGTACCAGCGTCTGGATGAACTGCTGGAGAGGCTAAAGGTAAAGGCCTGA
- a CDS encoding pyridoxamine 5'-phosphate oxidase family protein has product MSGHPMMRKEREMSREDAEQFLESTAVGRLAMCHGSEPYVVPILFHYDRSGGEILLHCAKKGRKIDAIHANASVCFEVDEMKGVVNADAPCEFDLLYKSVIAAGRAELVGDAESKAEALNKIFAKYAPHHKGTISPEMAKGTQIVKVKVTSLVGKQAVGATLPYPASS; this is encoded by the coding sequence ATGAGCGGGCACCCCATGATGCGCAAGGAGCGGGAGATGAGCAGGGAAGACGCGGAGCAGTTTCTGGAGAGCACTGCGGTAGGCCGGCTGGCGATGTGCCATGGCAGCGAGCCGTACGTCGTGCCGATACTGTTCCACTACGATCGGAGCGGCGGCGAAATTTTGCTGCATTGCGCCAAGAAAGGTAGGAAGATCGACGCGATACATGCAAACGCCTCAGTCTGCTTCGAGGTAGATGAGATGAAAGGCGTGGTCAACGCCGACGCGCCCTGCGAGTTCGACCTGTTGTACAAGAGCGTCATCGCCGCTGGCAGGGCCGAGCTGGTGGGCGACGCGGAGAGCAAGGCCGAGGCGCTGAACAAGATCTTCGCAAAGTATGCCCCCCACCACAAGGGGACCATAAGCCCGGAGATGGCCAAGGGGACCCAGATAGTCAAGGTCAAGGTCACGAGCCTCGTCGGGAAACAGGCTGTGGGCGCCACCCTACCGTACCCCGCGTCCTCGTGA
- a CDS encoding HEPN domain-containing protein, with protein sequence MLINIDPDDDPMKNRFRAFEEDLRDGNAFFRRAEEFTRDGYGHSLIFNVAAIALERYLVGLCHLHGIDPDNHNFICLMDAVETMVNIPPKLDGQIRWLDESIFGICSLDNYYHGAPEKRDADMIMSLCRQVRDMFVPEEIAARRAKLRMDESGN encoded by the coding sequence ATGCTCATAAACATCGACCCAGACGACGACCCCATGAAGAACAGGTTCAGAGCGTTCGAGGAAGACCTCCGGGACGGCAACGCTTTCTTCCGCCGGGCCGAGGAGTTCACCAGGGATGGGTACGGGCACAGCCTGATATTCAATGTGGCCGCCATCGCCCTGGAGCGGTACCTCGTCGGGCTGTGCCACCTGCACGGGATAGATCCGGACAACCACAATTTCATCTGCCTCATGGACGCTGTGGAGACGATGGTGAACATCCCTCCGAAGCTGGACGGGCAGATAAGGTGGCTGGACGAATCGATATTCGGCATCTGCTCCCTGGACAACTATTATCATGGCGCTCCGGAGAAGAGGGACGCTGATATGATCATGTCGCTGTGCCGGCAGGTCCGGGACATGTTCGTTCCGGAGGAGATAGCCGCGAGAAGGGCCAAGCTGAGGATGGACGAGAGCGGGAATTGA
- the anfK gene encoding Fe-only nitrogenase subunit beta — protein MVCEVKMKERNGIINPIFTCQPCGAQYASIGIKDCIGIVHGGQGCVMFVRMLFAQHFKESFEIASSSLHEDGAVFGACHRVEEAVDVLLMRYPHVKVVPIISTCSTEVIGDDIDGVVRKLNQDLLKEKYAGREVHLIPIHSPSFVGSMVSGYDVAVNELVTYFAKKGEPNGKLNLITGWANPGDVKALKHLLAEMEVDATVLFEIEAFDSPLLPDRSVVSHGDTTVEDLVGTANAVGTIALNRYEGGKAAKYLEGKFGVPAVIGPTPIGIRNTDAFLQKVKRLTGKPIPKSLVHERGIALDALADLTHMFFADKKVAIYGNADLVIGLAEFCLDLEMKPMLLLLGDDNPNYVDDPRIKALKEKVTHDMEIVTNADLWELEDRIRNKGLELDLILGHSKGRFTSIDCKVPMFRVGFPVYDRAGYYRHPVVGYEGAIWLAEGMANTLFTDMEYKKNKEWLLNVW, from the coding sequence ATGGTTTGTGAAGTCAAGATGAAGGAGCGCAACGGGATAATCAATCCGATATTCACCTGCCAGCCTTGCGGCGCTCAATATGCCAGCATAGGGATCAAGGACTGCATCGGAATCGTCCACGGCGGCCAGGGCTGCGTCATGTTCGTGCGCATGCTGTTCGCCCAGCATTTCAAGGAGAGCTTCGAGATCGCGTCATCCTCCCTGCACGAAGACGGCGCGGTGTTCGGCGCCTGTCACCGCGTGGAGGAGGCGGTGGATGTCCTACTGATGCGCTACCCGCATGTGAAGGTGGTACCGATTATCAGTACCTGCTCTACCGAGGTCATCGGCGATGACATCGATGGAGTGGTGAGGAAGCTTAACCAAGACCTCCTGAAGGAGAAGTATGCCGGTCGGGAGGTGCACCTCATCCCCATCCATTCCCCCAGCTTCGTGGGGAGCATGGTCAGCGGGTACGACGTCGCGGTGAACGAACTGGTAACTTACTTCGCCAAGAAGGGAGAACCTAACGGCAAGCTCAACCTAATTACTGGGTGGGCCAATCCCGGCGACGTCAAGGCGCTCAAGCACCTCCTGGCGGAGATGGAGGTGGACGCCACCGTGCTGTTCGAGATTGAAGCCTTCGATTCTCCGTTATTGCCCGACAGGAGCGTCGTGTCGCACGGCGACACCACTGTGGAGGACCTGGTGGGCACCGCCAATGCGGTCGGCACCATCGCGTTGAACCGCTATGAGGGGGGCAAGGCCGCCAAGTATCTGGAGGGCAAGTTCGGCGTGCCTGCGGTCATCGGCCCCACGCCCATTGGCATCCGCAACACCGACGCCTTCCTGCAGAAAGTGAAGAGGCTGACCGGCAAGCCCATACCCAAATCGCTGGTGCACGAGCGCGGGATCGCCCTCGACGCCCTGGCCGACCTTACTCACATGTTCTTCGCCGACAAGAAGGTGGCCATCTACGGCAACGCCGACCTGGTCATCGGCCTGGCAGAGTTCTGCCTGGATCTGGAGATGAAGCCCATGTTGCTGCTCCTGGGGGACGACAACCCCAACTACGTGGACGACCCCCGCATCAAGGCGCTCAAGGAGAAGGTGACGCATGACATGGAGATCGTCACCAACGCCGATCTGTGGGAGCTGGAGGACCGCATCAGGAACAAAGGGCTGGAGCTGGACCTCATCCTCGGGCATTCCAAGGGGAGGTTCACCTCCATCGACTGCAAGGTGCCCATGTTCCGCGTGGGCTTCCCCGTGTACGACCGCGCCGGATACTATCGGCATCCCGTGGTGGGGTACGAGGGCGCCATTTGGCTGGCCGAAGGGATGGCCAACACCCTGTTCACGGACATGGAGTACAAGAAGAACAAGGAATGGCTGCTGAACGTTTGGTGA
- the anfG gene encoding Fe-only nitrogenase subunit delta, which translates to MEDINKEKAELLVDYIMKKCLWQFHSRAWDRERQNKEILMRTMQILCDEPVEKTSLSDRCYWVDAVCLADGFKRRYPWLSTMEKDEIKMLMQGVKDRMDFLTISGSLNEELKDPHY; encoded by the coding sequence ATGGAAGACATCAACAAGGAGAAGGCCGAGCTGCTGGTCGACTACATCATGAAGAAGTGCCTGTGGCAGTTCCACTCCCGGGCGTGGGACCGGGAGCGCCAGAACAAGGAGATCCTGATGAGGACCATGCAGATATTGTGCGATGAGCCAGTGGAGAAGACATCGCTGTCGGACCGATGCTACTGGGTCGACGCGGTATGCCTGGCCGACGGTTTCAAACGCCGGTACCCATGGCTATCCACCATGGAGAAGGACGAGATCAAAATGCTCATGCAGGGGGTCAAGGACCGCATGGACTTCCTGACCATATCCGGCTCGCTGAACGAGGAGCTGAAGGACCCGCACTACTGA
- a CDS encoding P-II family nitrogen regulator, producing MKEIIAIIRPKKMGATRDALDKLGFPGLTAVLVLGRGKQHGIAGEVNVDLRPGVLAMGGLNGMKYVPKRLLAMVVRDSDVDAVAQTIIDVNQTGEIGDGRIFICPIESVTRIRTDEEGEKAIL from the coding sequence GTGAAGGAGATCATAGCGATCATACGCCCCAAGAAGATGGGGGCGACCAGGGACGCGCTCGACAAGCTGGGCTTCCCCGGCCTCACCGCGGTCCTGGTGCTCGGGCGGGGGAAGCAGCACGGGATCGCCGGGGAGGTCAACGTAGACCTCCGTCCCGGCGTCCTTGCCATGGGAGGGCTGAACGGAATGAAGTACGTCCCCAAGCGCCTCCTCGCCATGGTAGTGAGGGACTCCGACGTCGACGCGGTGGCACAGACCATCATCGACGTGAACCAGACCGGAGAGATAGGCGACGGCAGGATCTTCATCTGCCCGATAGAGAGCGTCACCAGGATACGCACCGACGAGGAAGGGGAGAAAGCGATCCTGTAA
- a CDS encoding P-II family nitrogen regulator gives MKMIRAVVRPEAADMISDGLAEAGFSSLTKIPVFGRGKQKGITVGSVHYDELPKTMLLMVVQDQDVDEVVGQIKGKAHTGNFGDGKIFVTSVEKTFTIRTGSTEL, from the coding sequence ATGAAAATGATACGAGCGGTAGTACGCCCCGAGGCCGCGGACATGATATCCGACGGCCTCGCCGAGGCGGGGTTCAGCTCGCTGACCAAGATCCCGGTGTTCGGCCGCGGCAAGCAGAAAGGCATCACCGTCGGATCGGTCCATTACGACGAGCTGCCCAAGACCATGCTCCTGATGGTCGTCCAGGACCAGGACGTCGACGAGGTGGTCGGCCAGATCAAGGGAAAAGCCCATACTGGAAACTTCGGCGATGGCAAGATCTTCGTGACCTCGGTGGAGAAGACTTTCACCATACGCACCGGCTCAACGGAACTGTAG
- the nifH gene encoding nitrogenase iron protein has protein sequence MTRKIAFYGKGGIGKSTTQQNTAAAMAHFHNKKVFIHGCDPKADSTRLILGGKPQQTLMDALREEGSEKVSNEDVIKTGFMGIRCVESGGPEPGVGCAGRGVITAIDLMEHNGAYTDDLDFLFYDVLGDVVCGGFAMPIRDGKAQEVYIVASGEMMAIYAANNICKGLLKYAKQSGVRLGGIICNSRKVDREKEFLEEFTAAIGTQMIHFVPRDNIVQKAEFNKKTVVEYNPEENQAKEYGELARKIIENQMFVIPKPLTMDELEKMVVKYGIAD, from the coding sequence ATGACAAGGAAGATCGCATTTTACGGCAAGGGCGGAATAGGGAAATCCACGACACAGCAGAACACTGCGGCCGCGATGGCCCACTTCCACAACAAGAAAGTGTTCATCCATGGCTGCGATCCGAAGGCCGATTCCACCCGTCTGATCCTCGGCGGCAAGCCTCAGCAGACCCTTATGGACGCGTTGCGGGAGGAAGGCAGCGAGAAGGTCAGCAACGAGGACGTCATAAAGACCGGGTTCATGGGCATCCGCTGCGTGGAGTCCGGCGGTCCCGAGCCCGGCGTGGGTTGCGCCGGCCGTGGCGTCATCACCGCCATCGACCTCATGGAGCACAACGGCGCCTACACCGACGATCTGGACTTCCTGTTCTACGACGTCCTCGGCGATGTCGTGTGCGGCGGGTTCGCCATGCCCATCAGGGACGGAAAGGCCCAGGAGGTCTACATTGTCGCGTCGGGCGAAATGATGGCCATATATGCGGCCAACAACATCTGCAAGGGCCTGCTGAAGTACGCCAAGCAGAGCGGCGTCCGCTTAGGTGGCATCATCTGCAACAGCCGCAAGGTGGACCGGGAGAAGGAGTTCCTGGAGGAGTTCACCGCCGCCATCGGCACGCAGATGATACACTTCGTTCCCAGGGACAACATCGTGCAGAAGGCCGAGTTCAACAAGAAGACCGTCGTGGAATACAACCCCGAGGAGAACCAGGCCAAGGAGTACGGGGAGCTCGCCCGGAAAATCATCGAGAACCAGATGTTCGTCATACCCAAGCCCCTGACCATGGACGAGCTGGAGAAGATGGTCGTGAAGTACGGCATCGCCGACTGA
- a CDS encoding PLP-dependent cysteine synthase family protein — translation MTELSVDLKENILQTIGNTPLVRINKLNPNKNASIYAKVEGTNPTGSIKDRIALSMIEQAEAEGTLVEGKTIIEPTSGNTGVALAMIGAIKGYEVEIVMSDAVSVERRQMIRAFGGKVTLSEGKYGTDGAIRMARELVKKSPGKYFMPDQFSNQYNKLAHYRTTGDEIWRQTGGTVTHFVSALGTSGTMMGVGRALKEHDPGIKVVSAHPVKGHYIQGLKNMEEAIVPSIYDPSMIDTTIMVETEDAYEMAREIVKKEGIFVGMSSGAAMYAAVEIAKRIDSGVIVTILPDRGEKYLSTSLFSI, via the coding sequence ATGACAGAGCTATCGGTCGATCTCAAGGAGAACATTCTCCAGACCATCGGCAACACCCCCCTGGTCCGGATTAACAAGCTCAACCCGAACAAGAACGCCTCGATCTACGCCAAGGTCGAGGGGACCAATCCCACCGGGAGCATCAAGGACCGCATCGCCCTGAGCATGATAGAGCAGGCCGAGGCCGAGGGCACTCTGGTAGAGGGAAAGACCATTATCGAGCCGACCTCAGGGAACACCGGGGTCGCTCTGGCGATGATCGGCGCCATCAAGGGGTACGAAGTGGAGATCGTCATGAGCGACGCGGTCTCGGTCGAGCGCCGCCAAATGATCAGGGCGTTCGGGGGCAAGGTCACCCTGAGCGAGGGGAAGTACGGCACCGATGGCGCCATCAGGATGGCCAGGGAGCTGGTGAAGAAGAGCCCGGGCAAGTACTTCATGCCCGACCAGTTCTCCAACCAGTACAACAAGCTCGCCCACTACCGGACCACCGGCGATGAGATATGGAGGCAGACCGGCGGCACCGTGACACATTTCGTGTCCGCACTGGGTACCTCCGGCACCATGATGGGCGTGGGCAGGGCGCTCAAGGAGCACGACCCCGGCATCAAGGTGGTCTCCGCTCACCCGGTCAAGGGGCACTACATCCAGGGACTGAAGAACATGGAAGAAGCGATCGTCCCGTCGATATACGATCCCAGCATGATCGACACTACCATCATGGTGGAGACCGAGGACGCGTACGAGATGGCCCGCGAAATCGTGAAGAAGGAGGGGATCTTCGTGGGCATGAGCAGCGGCGCCGCCATGTACGCCGCGGTTGAGATAGCGAAGCGGATCGATTCAGGGGTCATCGTCACCATCCTCCCCGACCGGGGGGAGAAATACCTGAGCACCAGCCTGTTCTCGATCTGA